The genomic window AACTTCACTATAACTTACACAACCAGTAGTTGTATTGATAACCCTTGCATAAATAATTTGAGGATTAAAGAAATTTTCAAAAGCATCTGCATCAATTTCGTTTTCCTCATTTTCAGCATCGACAAGAGACAAGTAATAACTAACACTTCTGTTAGGCTCATTATTTACAACATCATCATTAAATAAATTAATGTTGAAGGAAGTAAATCCTTCTGGTATACCATCTTCATCACATTGCACAATAGATATATTATTTGCCACAGGCGCGTCGTTAATGGTAAGCAAAAAACTTTCGGTACTGTAACAATCTGTTTTATTGGTGTTTTCTATTCTAACAAAAATTTCGGCAGAATTGGTTGCATAAGTTAGAGGTAAAGAAGCGGTGTTGTCGTCTGCATCTTGTTGTGTAGTATGAAAGGTTATGCTTGTATCAGTTTCAGACTGATTACCTCTTATAGATGGAATTAAATCACCTAGCTCAATTGATGCAAAACCATCAGTTACGTCTCCTTCATCATCACAAAATTCAATATTATTAAGTTGAACAATTTGTGGTGTGTTAAACACCTCAAGATTAAAAGTTGTTATATCAAAACAATCTGTATTACTTTTGTTTTCAACACGAGCGTAGATAGCTTGCGGATTAGTAGTGTTTGTGTAAGGTGCTACTATTTCATTTTCAAGATTTTCGGCATTTTCAAATGATTCAAAATAACGAACATCATATAAGTTCTCATCTTGGTTTTGTAGTATTTCAGTATTTTTATCTGCCAGATTAAATGTACTTACACCATTACCATTTATACCGCAATCTTGCATGTTTGTAGTTTCAAAAGCGGTTGGAATATTGTGTATTGTTACTGGTGAAACAAATGTTTTAACCTCAGAATCTGTTGTAATTGTTGCGCTTACAGAATAAGTGTTTGTGTTACTGTATGTGTGATTTGGATTAACTTCATTTGAGGTAGTGCCATCTCCAAAATCCCATAATATTGAGTTAAATTCTTCTGAAGTAGTAATTGAAAATTCTGTGTTGTCACCTAAACACGTATTTTCAGATTGAATACGGGCAATTAAAAAGGATTGAATAAACGGAGGTAAGCCAAGTCTTGTAGATGTGCCTGGTGCCAATGAGATTCCGTTTTCTTCATAATTACATGCAAGACCTAATTCTTCAGGATTGTTAATGACATCCATAAAAGAAATAAAAGAAGGATTGGTGATATAAACTTTACCATCTGGTCCTAATTGTATAGCACCTCTGTTTCCTGTATTTGTATAAAGAACAACTTGACTATTATTAATATCTGCAGCTTCAAGATTAAATTGCGATACACTACCATTATGAGTGGCATAAAGTTTTTTTGAGTCAGCAGAAAAATCTGCTCCATAGGCTACTACATTATCTAAAACATTAGTTGGGTTAGAAACTACACCTGTTTCTGTATTAAAATCATACAGCCAAACGCTACCTGAATTATTAGAAAATTGAGTAACACTAGGAATATTAAAGTTTTGATTGTGGCAAATAACTAGTTTTGAACCATCTGGCGAAGATTTTAAATATCCAATAGCATTACGCCTATAGCCATCTGTATTTATAAGTGGTGTTATTTGTGAAACTACAGGTGTATTGTTAACACCGTTTTCATCAATTCTAAAAGCGTAAAAACGATTTATAAATTGAGTAATTAACCAATAAGAGGTACCATCAGCATGTTCTACAGCAGTAATTTTTTCGGCGCATTTGTATGCCGTTTCTACAGGATCGTTTTCGTTGTAAGTTATAAGATGAATATTTTTTTCTTCTGGTACAACATCACCAAGGCCACCATTTAGGGTTAAGTCTACTAAAGAGTAATTAAGACCATTATTAAAACCATCGTCATCTTGTGGTATGGTTCCTCCTATATTGGTTGTTTCTTGGTAGATGTCTAATGGGTTGCCATCTTGGTCTACAGGCCCTTGATTTGGGTAAGCCCATGCGTTGTTGTGATGAGGTTCGTCTACCGTAAAGATGTAATATAAATCATGGTTTGTTGGGTGAGGAACAATAAGACCAGAAGATGTGCTTGAAGGGTCGCCAAGTAAACCTGTACCTCCAAAATAATTACCGTTTGGCATAATTTGGTAGTTTCTATTCCAAACAGTTCTTCCATCTGTATAAAAAAGTAAATTTCCGCTTGGATCAGAGATTGAAGAACATCCTTCGTTTGTGCTTATTGTATTTATAGCAGAGTTAACAGAAGTAACATTACCTGTATTAACATCAAAAACCAATCCTGCACCATTTCCAAAATACCAATGAGAAGCTTCGCCTTGAGCTAACACAATTAAATTAAAAAGCAAAGCAAATAGTAAGGCGAATCTTTTTTTCATAACAATTTTGTTGTACAGCAATATACGTATAATACTATATAACAACTAGAACTTAAAAACTCCTAGATTTAGTATTAAAACTACATAGCTATTACTACAAAGCTATTATAAATCTCGCTTTTTTAACAATTGATAAGATAAAAAGATAAAAAGTGCAGACCAACCTAATACGATGGCAATTTCGTACCAATGTACTGCATAATCGTAAGATAAATCTTCATCTATCTGATTGGCTAATGCTTGTACTGCTGATAACCTAGAACCAGGCTCGTCAATTAAATTCCATAAGGATTTAAAAGGCATATATTGGTAGATGTTGTCTGCGAAGTCTGTACCTCTATTGTAGGCAGACACTACGCTCCAACTAATAAATTCTATTAAGAATAAGACAACCATTGTTGCCACTGCAAATGCAGATCGTTTTATTAGAACTCCTAGAAATAAACCAAAAGAGAAAAACCCAACAAGTTTAACAAAGAAGGCGAGTAAATATTCTAAATCTGTAAAAACTATTGAAGGTTCTGTGTAGCTAGAGTATATATAACCTAAAACTAATGATACAAGAAATACAAAAACTGTAGATATTAGCGAGAATGCTAAAACCATATAAAATTTAGATAGTATAAACTCTTTTTTGCTTAAACCATCTATGAGGTTTTGTTTTAAGGTTTTGTTACTGTACTCGTTAGATACCATAGAAACAATAACCAGCAACAAGAAAAACTTTAATAATCCAGCGACAAATGTGTTAAAGTGCCAGATATACGGGAAATTAAAAATGCCCATTTCAGCTAAATGAAATTTAACTGGACCAATATCAAATTTTATGACAGCAAAAAGAGCTATTAGTACAAGTAAAATGAAGTAGGTAAGTATAAGTATTCTACTTGCTTTATTATATCTTAATTTATCAAATTCTATTTTTAATAATCTTAACATGATGTGGTTGGTTGTGCTTAGTTTTAATTTAATTTTCCTATTTCTTGATTAATCTCATTTTCATCTGTTAGTTGTAAGAATTGTTCTTCAAGGCTTTCTTTACGTTTTACTAAATGAGATAGAATTATGCCTTTATCAAACATCATTTTATTAAAGTCTGAAGCTGACATAGGTTCATTTAAAAAAGCAGTTATTAACTCTCCTTCAATTTTAAGCCTACTAAAATTTGGATGAGACTCTAAAATTGAAATAAGCTCTTTCTTTTTGTCAGTTTTTAATTCAAAAAAGCCATGACTACTAATCATTTCATCAACACGACCTGAATATAATTTTTCACCTTTTCTTAGAACAACAACATGAGAGCATACTTTTTCTACTTCGTCCAAAAGGTGAGAAGCCAATAAAATGGTTGTGCCACCAGCCGCTATATCTTTTATGATTTGACGTATTTGATGAATGCCTTGAGGGTCTAAACCGTTAGTAGGTTCATCTAAAATTAATATTTCAGGATCGTTAAGTAAGGCAGAAGCAATTGCTAAACGCTGTTTCATTCCTAAAGAATAGGTCTTAAACTTATGATGTTTTCTTTCTAAAAGACCTACTATTTCAAGTTTTTCATCAATTTTATTATGGTCAACACCTTTTATTCTACAGACCAATTTTAGGTTTTGTTCTGCAGTCATGTAAGGGTAAAAATTAGGTCGCTCTATAATAGCACCTACTTGCTTTAAAGCATCATGCGTAGATGTGTTTCCGTTAAACCATTTAAAGTCTCCACTGGTTTTATTCACAACATTAAGTACAATGCCTAAAGTGGTAGATTTACCACTTCCATTAGGTCCTAAAATGCCATATACATTGCCTTTATTTATTGTGAAGCTTAAATCTTTTACAGCCGTAAGTGAACCGAACTTTTTAGTAAGATTGCTAATTGTAAGAATGGGTTGTTCCAAAATTGATTGGTTTTTAATACTGAAAATGCAGCATTGATTGGTTATGTAAGTAAGACGAGCGTTTAAAATATTTGTTACAAGATAACGATATAAAACCTTATTTTAGTACTAATTAGTTGATATGGAAGATTTAAAAATTTCTAAAAAGAAACCATCTTATCCAATTAGTGATAAGTTGCATAGTTATCTGAAATCCTATAACAGAAATATACGATTGCCTATTTTTTATGATGATTTGTTGCGTTTTCAAGGTTCGGTTGTGGTTTATGATAAAAATGATGAAGACACACTTTGGGTGCGTGTTTATTACAATGAGTTTGAACGTGAAGAAATTGATCGAAGTCTAAAGCTTGTATATTCTATTTTGATTTCTGATGGTAATGAAGACATTTTTAAATATCTTAATGTAGATGCTGTAGATTATTGTACGTTCGGAAATTCTAAACCTTTTAGAGTTAAGGTAAGAAATATATTGAATGATAATTACACGTACTTCTATGTTAAAAAAGGCGATGCCTCTAGAGTTTATGGATTAGAACTGGAGCACATGTTATCTCCATACAATTTAAACTTTTTGGTTTATAAAGATACTTTAATAGAAGAGCATATTGCAGGTATTCCTGGTGATGAATTTATAAAAAATATGTTGCCACAACGTACTGAATCTGAAAAATCCCAAATAGCAAAAGAGTTTGTGAAGTTTAATGAACGTTGTATGATTAGGTTACTAGGAGATATGCGTTCTTACAACTATGTTATAGTACCTACTC from Winogradskyella sp. MH6 includes these protein-coding regions:
- a CDS encoding T9SS type B sorting domain-containing protein encodes the protein MKKRFALLFALLFNLIVLAQGEASHWYFGNGAGLVFDVNTGNVTSVNSAINTISTNEGCSSISDPSGNLLFYTDGRTVWNRNYQIMPNGNYFGGTGLLGDPSSTSSGLIVPHPTNHDLYYIFTVDEPHHNNAWAYPNQGPVDQDGNPLDIYQETTNIGGTIPQDDDGFNNGLNYSLVDLTLNGGLGDVVPEEKNIHLITYNENDPVETAYKCAEKITAVEHADGTSYWLITQFINRFYAFRIDENGVNNTPVVSQITPLINTDGYRRNAIGYLKSSPDGSKLVICHNQNFNIPSVTQFSNNSGSVWLYDFNTETGVVSNPTNVLDNVVAYGADFSADSKKLYATHNGSVSQFNLEAADINNSQVVLYTNTGNRGAIQLGPDGKVYITNPSFISFMDVINNPEELGLACNYEENGISLAPGTSTRLGLPPFIQSFLIARIQSENTCLGDNTEFSITTSEEFNSILWDFGDGTTSNEVNPNHTYSNTNTYSVSATITTDSEVKTFVSPVTIHNIPTAFETTNMQDCGINGNGVSTFNLADKNTEILQNQDENLYDVRYFESFENAENLENEIVAPYTNTTNPQAIYARVENKSNTDCFDITTFNLEVFNTPQIVQLNNIEFCDDEGDVTDGFASIELGDLIPSIRGNQSETDTSITFHTTQQDADDNTASLPLTYATNSAEIFVRIENTNKTDCYSTESFLLTINDAPVANNISIVQCDEDGIPEGFTSFNINLFNDDVVNNEPNRSVSYYLSLVDAENEENEIDADAFENFFNPQIIYARVINTTTGCVSYSEVSLEVSTTSSNDTSILACDTDGTEDGFMAFNLTTSNPIILAGAPVGLDVEYYETYEDALLENNALSDTYTNTTPYNQIIYARVENSNSCYGISEVELIVNELPDIETEFETLYCLNSFPETIVLDAGIINDSPSNFTYSWSTTETTSTIEVNEPGTYTVSVFNSNNCSKQRTITVLPSNIATIDNIEVVDASNNNSITILVSGEGDYEYALDDIDGPYQDSNVFEDISPGLYTVFVRDKNDCGIADELVSVIGFPKFFTPNNDGTNDFWQVRGINNQFQANSLIFIFDRYGKLLTKLNPLSSGWDGTYNGANMPASDYWFKVELEDGRTFTSHFSLKR
- a CDS encoding ABC transporter permease; the protein is MLRLLKIEFDKLRYNKASRILILTYFILLVLIALFAVIKFDIGPVKFHLAEMGIFNFPYIWHFNTFVAGLLKFFLLLVIVSMVSNEYSNKTLKQNLIDGLSKKEFILSKFYMVLAFSLISTVFVFLVSLVLGYIYSSYTEPSIVFTDLEYLLAFFVKLVGFFSFGLFLGVLIKRSAFAVATMVVLFLIEFISWSVVSAYNRGTDFADNIYQYMPFKSLWNLIDEPGSRLSAVQALANQIDEDLSYDYAVHWYEIAIVLGWSALFIFLSYQLLKKRDL
- a CDS encoding ABC transporter ATP-binding protein, whose product is MEQPILTISNLTKKFGSLTAVKDLSFTINKGNVYGILGPNGSGKSTTLGIVLNVVNKTSGDFKWFNGNTSTHDALKQVGAIIERPNFYPYMTAEQNLKLVCRIKGVDHNKIDEKLEIVGLLERKHHKFKTYSLGMKQRLAIASALLNDPEILILDEPTNGLDPQGIHQIRQIIKDIAAGGTTILLASHLLDEVEKVCSHVVVLRKGEKLYSGRVDEMISSHGFFELKTDKKKELISILESHPNFSRLKIEGELITAFLNEPMSASDFNKMMFDKGIILSHLVKRKESLEEQFLQLTDENEINQEIGKLN